The DNA segment GAGTGCAAATCAATGTACACAATTGGACTGTTTGAGACTGCAAATGTATAATTTCTCGGAAGAGAACCGGATAGAATTAGTAGAACAGTGTTGTGTAGAATCTGGTGGTCCGAAATATTCTGGGGCATATAATGCCCTGTTTTACCTTTACCTTCCTTTTTCTCTGTTTTCTCTTCTATTTAGGATTGCTTCAAATTCATAATATAgttcatttttaaattttgttatcCCAAACACACCAACGATCGGTTTTCCGAAATAATGACAACATTGCAGAAGTATGTACATTTCTTTTCCTGCACTCGTGTTCATTTATGTGCAGTcgttcaaatgatttttttttttaacacctTAAACATTCCATTTCTATCTCATAGGTTTTTGTTTTCAGTGTCTAGGCAAATATATTAGAGACTCAGAGTGCAAATCAATGTACACAATTGGACTGTTTGAGAGTGCAAATGTATAATTTCTCGGAAGAGAACCGGATAGAATTAGTAGAACAGTGTTGTGTAGAATCTGGTGGTCCGAAATATTCTGAGGCATATAATACCCTGTTTTACCTTTACCTTCCTTTTTCTCTGTTTTCTTTTATTTAGGATTGCTTCAAATTCATAATATAgttcatttttaaatttttttatcccAAACACACCAACGATCGGTTTTCCGAAATAATGACAACATTGCAGATGTACATTTCTTTTCCTGCACTCGTGTTCATTTATGTGAAGTCGTTCAAATGATTTTCTTTTGAACACCTTAAACATTCCATTTCTATCTCATAGGTTTTTGTTTTCAGTGTCTAGGCACCGGACTCTGATGAACGTCTTTGATAAATTTCCTGTGGTTGATAAGGATGCTTTTGTTGCTCCGAGTGCCTCGGTCATTGGGGATGTTCGGGTGGGTCAAGGATCCTCCATATGGTATGGATGCGTACTTCGAGGTAAGcccttaataaaatattcagtCTTGATTTTATGTTGTTGAATATTGTCTACCATATTGATATTTAACTTAGCCAAGGTTCTTCATTTGAAGTTACGtaatttcttaattttcatTTGTAGAAAAGAATGCAAATTGACTTACTGAGTTGGCTAGTAGTGCACTCTAATTTCGCTTGCTTTTGAAACAATCGCCAAATTTATACACCTAATTATGGGATTGTTGAGAGGGATGGTGAAATAAATACTATGTTACCCATGCTAGAGCCATCTGAAGAAATTGTATGAGAAACTTGTATTAAAAATTTAGTGCCTCATTATGTTTGTGTACCGAATGACTGAAAGTTTTGGGTAATACTTTTGTCCCAATAAGACATGCGTAGGATGACAAAACAGTCGTCATTCTAGGTTATCTTTTGATTCCTATTTTCCACAATCGTAGCTGATAGCCTTGAAATGGCTTGAAGATTAACCATATCAGGTGTGCATTGAGATTTATCATTCACTATTCAATCTCATCATCTATCAGGGACATGAGGAAAAAATAGAAGATTTAATGAGATCAGCAATCCTGCATAGGCCAGAAAATTTCAGGATCTGCTTCGAACAATAATGGTTTCTGTGTACTGATATGAGAAATTAATTGCACAAATTTGATGTTTTGAGTAGTTAAGTTATGCCAAACTGCCTTACTCCATGTCACAAGCAAAATAACCGCTTACCTTTGAGAGTCAGATGTCCCTCATCCTGCTTCCACTATTTGCGAGATGAATGCCACTTTCCTCATTTCTATTGGTATGACTAGTATTAATCATCCTGAGATTGGCCAGCAAACGGGTTTCCAATTTCTACCTTCTGTTGCTCCTGTTTCAGTTTTACTTTTCCCGACGGCACTAAAAATATCAGAAATCTTATTAGGACTTCCAAAAATGAAAATTGGGAGTTACTTTTACTTTCTCACCTGTTAAGAGAAATTTGATCATTGTGTTTTTAAGTTGTTGCATGATTTGATCACTTTGACTTTTTTCCTGAATGCAGGTGATGTGAATAACATCACTGTTGGGTCTGGGACCAATATACAAGACAACTCCCTTGTGCACGTTGCAAAGTCTAACCTAAGCGGGAAGGTTTTGCCAACTATCATTGGAGATAATGTCACAATTGGTGAGCCATCTCTTGCTTTACTTCCTCCCCCTTGTTAGTTCTAAAAGTGTCCATGTCTGGGGTTTATTGCAATTATTTTTttcgaaaaacaaaaaaaaattcaacataatGATCGTCACATAAGGACTGCATTTGAGCTTCATCCAAATTCCCAGTGACAGTAACTTGAGATTTGGTGGATTCGTAGGTCACAGTGCTGTTGTACATGGCTGCACGATTGAGGACGAGGCATTTGTTGGTATGGGAGCTACATTGCTTGACGGCGTGGTCGTGGAAAAGCATGCCATGGTTGCTGCAGGAGCTCTTGTGAGACAGAATACTAGGGTCCCTTATGGAGAGGTATGTTTTGAATCGCCTCCCAGACCAAAAAAACAAGTGAATGAATATGAATTTCCTTACTTTAAATTGCAAAGACATTCCAATGCTTGTGTACATTGACATTATTCGCTTCTTCCGTCACAATGCTAGTTTGGATGCAGACGTGTTCAGCTAGATGTTTTTTCAAGAAAAGTAGAGGCGGTTTTATGTTAGAATGTAGCAgtgtataatttttattttttttggatttcaatttttttaaagaattttttaCCTGCTTTATTTTTGTTTCCTAACGGATACTGTATTCTATCATTTTGAAACTAAGAGAACTCTGTATCCATAACTTGTATTGTTCTGGTTGTTTTGTCACCACAGGTGTGGGGTGGGAATCCTGCCAGATTCCTGAGAAAGCTCACGCCTGAGGAGATCACTTTCATCTCCCAATCTGCCACAAATTACACGAATCTTGCAAAGGTCCATGCAGCTGAAAACGCCAAGCCCTTCGacgaaatcgagtttgaaaaAATGCTGCGCAAAAAATACGCACGTCGCGATGAAGAGTATGATTCAATGCTCGGTGTCGTCCGTGAAACACCACCAGAACTTGTTCTTCCCGATAACATCTTACCAGATAAATCCCAAAAGGCAGTCGTATAATACTTTTTGCAAACTCATTTAGTTTGTCTCGAGTGTTATGCACTTGCAACGTTTCTTGGTGAAGCCACCTTTGCAGACCTGTGTAACCAAGTCCATTCGTGTTCTTATGAATAAATTAGGACATGTTTTGGGACGATCTCTTCGATGAATGGTTGATGTTTGGAACCATGCTCGCAGCTATATGCATAATAATTCTTTGTATTTGTAATACATATATGAATTTGCAACGACATATTTCACTTGAGGCCATTCTAATGAACCATGGTCTgtttatttatgaatttaagGATGAGATGTCGAGTTTGAAACCCAGTTTCCTCCCTACCAATTTTAAAATTGCAAGATATTTCTGCAACTTGTTCCCGGCACACCTGCTCCATGTGCATAAATTATTGAGGTCATCAAaaacttttattttcaaaaaaaaaagacaaactataaaaaataaattgaatattatattgtttGTAGGCTATATAAAGTATAATATAGTTTTCATGAATTATTGTTAGGGGAATCTTCAAAAAAAACAAAGCATGATCGGCTGGTTGGAATTTGAAAAGCCGAAGAGCTCCACTTTCCCTTGAAATCTGCTATCTCCGTTGatttaaaaaaagacaaaaaaaaaaagaaaaaaaaaagagcattCCCCCCAATCATGCCGCTATCCAAATGATTAGTACCTATTCATTTCCTATATTTTCTTGGATTCTTCTTTTGCTGCTGAATCTATCTTCTTTGTCCCAATATGCAACTGAATTAGTACAAAAGTAATATTGATTTGTGATAGTTTGTAGGTTATCC comes from the Henckelia pumila isolate YLH828 chromosome 1, ASM3356847v2, whole genome shotgun sequence genome and includes:
- the LOC140888306 gene encoding gamma carbonic anhydrase 1, mitochondrial, with the protein product MGTLGRVVYSLGNWIRETGQAMDRLGCRLQGNYYFQEQLSRHRTLMNVFDKFPVVDKDAFVAPSASVIGDVRVGQGSSIWYGCVLRGDVNNITVGSGTNIQDNSLVHVAKSNLSGKVLPTIIGDNVTIGHSAVVHGCTIEDEAFVGMGATLLDGVVVEKHAMVAAGALVRQNTRVPYGEVWGGNPARFLRKLTPEEITFISQSATNYTNLAKVHAAENAKPFDEIEFEKMLRKKYARRDEEYDSMLGVVRETPPELVLPDNILPDKSQKAVV